A section of the Methanosarcina mazei S-6 genome encodes:
- the mtaA gene encoding methylcobamide:CoM methyltransferase MtaA, translating into MEKSLRKNFLNALHGNPVNRIPALSVTQTGTVELMDMTGAAWPEAHSDPEKMAKLAIAWHEIAGFEAVHYPYCLTVLAETMGCDVRMGTKDIQPSVLSHPFSKGPENLGIPENLLEKGRIPAVLKATEILVDMIENKKGRKIPLIAGMEGPLTVFTHIAEIKNCLIWALKKPDYFNTFMETCTELCIEYASTLFDHGADALCMPDGGIVGSRMMPPSVLEDSVKPFYKRLCRKVNGPVILHICGDAGDSLRTLSECGFEAISIEEKVSLKAAKEAIGDRARLIGNVSPSRTLLFGTPDAVKAEAKQCLSAGVDILAPGCGIAPGTPLSNIRALVEARDEWYVEKG; encoded by the coding sequence ATGGAAAAAAGCCTCAGGAAAAACTTTCTTAACGCCCTTCACGGAAATCCTGTTAACAGGATCCCTGCCCTTTCTGTTACCCAGACCGGAACCGTAGAGCTTATGGACATGACCGGAGCAGCCTGGCCGGAAGCCCACTCAGACCCTGAAAAGATGGCAAAACTGGCAATTGCATGGCACGAAATAGCAGGCTTTGAAGCTGTCCACTATCCTTACTGCCTGACCGTTCTCGCTGAAACCATGGGCTGTGATGTAAGAATGGGTACAAAAGACATTCAGCCCTCGGTTCTGTCTCACCCTTTCTCAAAAGGGCCCGAGAATCTAGGGATTCCTGAAAACCTGCTCGAAAAAGGAAGGATCCCGGCTGTCCTCAAAGCAACTGAAATTCTGGTAGATATGATTGAAAACAAAAAAGGAAGGAAAATTCCCCTGATTGCAGGCATGGAAGGTCCTCTGACAGTTTTTACTCACATTGCCGAAATTAAAAACTGCCTTATCTGGGCACTAAAAAAGCCAGACTATTTTAATACATTTATGGAAACTTGCACCGAACTCTGTATTGAGTATGCAAGCACACTTTTCGACCACGGAGCAGATGCCCTCTGTATGCCCGACGGCGGAATAGTGGGATCAAGAATGATGCCACCTTCAGTCCTTGAAGATTCGGTAAAACCTTTCTACAAACGCCTTTGCAGAAAAGTAAATGGTCCCGTGATACTGCACATCTGCGGCGATGCTGGAGATTCCCTGAGAACTCTTTCGGAATGCGGTTTCGAAGCTATCAGCATAGAAGAAAAAGTGAGCTTGAAAGCTGCAAAAGAGGCTATTGGCGACAGGGCAAGGTTAATCGGAAATGTTTCTCCCTCAAGAACTCTGCTTTTCGGAACCCCGGATGCCGTGAAGGCAGAAGCAAAACAATGCCTTTCAGCAGGTGTGGATATTCTTGCGCCGGGATGCGGGATCGCACCAGGGACTCCGCTTTCTAATATAAGGGCGCTTGTGGAGGCAAGGGACGAGTGGTATGTGGAGAAAGGTTGA
- a CDS encoding PHP domain-containing protein — MKFDLHVHSEHSKDSNSSHRDIIEVARRRGLDGFAICDHDTVEGGLACAEKALELGLEITVLPGVEVSSSKGHILVLGVKENIEPLLSPEETILKARKLGGTVIIPHPFKRSSHGIGSFEGLDIDAVEVFNSRCLFNSANRKALEEAKRLGIPGVAGSDSHIPEMVGQAYTEIDAEENTVEAVLKAIREGKVAPAGKNTPTSIILEQMSGSAKRKIKRKLFGKS; from the coding sequence ATGAAATTCGATCTTCACGTACATTCCGAGCATTCAAAGGATAGCAATTCAAGCCACAGGGACATTATTGAGGTTGCCCGCAGACGGGGGCTCGACGGGTTTGCTATCTGTGACCACGACACTGTGGAAGGCGGCCTCGCCTGCGCGGAAAAAGCCCTTGAACTCGGCCTTGAAATTACAGTACTCCCTGGGGTGGAAGTGAGTTCTTCAAAAGGGCATATTCTGGTTCTGGGAGTAAAGGAAAATATCGAGCCCCTGCTTAGCCCGGAAGAAACAATCCTGAAGGCAAGGAAACTTGGCGGCACAGTTATTATCCCCCACCCATTCAAACGCAGTTCCCACGGGATAGGAAGTTTCGAAGGGCTTGATATTGATGCGGTTGAGGTCTTCAATTCTCGCTGTCTTTTTAACTCGGCCAACAGGAAAGCCCTGGAAGAAGCAAAAAGGCTCGGAATACCCGGAGTGGCCGGGAGTGATTCCCATATTCCCGAGATGGTGGGGCAGGCATATACTGAAATCGACGCTGAAGAGAATACGGTTGAAGCAGTACTGAAGGCTATCAGGGAAGGGAAAGTCGCCCCTGCAGGGAAAAACACTCCAACTTCAATTATCCTTGAACAGATGTCAGGAAGCGCAAAAAGGAAAATAAAGAGAAAGTTATTCGGAAAATCTTAA
- the hflX gene encoding GTPase HflX: MPADKKTEAESRVILVKRTNPRADPERSEYLFEELKELARAAGYIPVGELTQTRFPDSRYQLGKGKIEELAELVRQKRAGKVIFYNRLSTIQLFNISEICGCQVMDKFQLILEIFAKRATTRRSKLQVELARLKYEIPRARAIVSLVKKEERAGFMGLGDYEDAYEQDLKKRIARIEDELESAGKDDESLRAFRHRKGFSLVALAGYTNAGKSTLFNAIVNESVEARNMLFTTLVPTTRALDLGGRKALLTDTVGFIEELPHWLVDAFKSTLDEIFLSDLILLVVDAGEKPETILQKLSTSHDTLWDRIQGVPIITVLNKIDLLEEAQLEALMEEIGYMAPNPVFVSAKKKIGMQELKDEIIKHLPAWSFYSFSLPNSEKGMSVLSWLYDEGIVHRVEYGERISVDYEAREDIINRIKSLELNPDEQG, translated from the coding sequence ATTCCAGCAGATAAGAAAACAGAGGCTGAAAGCCGGGTAATTTTAGTAAAAAGGACAAACCCGCGGGCTGACCCAGAACGCAGTGAATACCTCTTTGAGGAACTGAAAGAGCTTGCAAGAGCCGCAGGCTATATCCCTGTCGGTGAGCTTACCCAGACAAGGTTTCCTGACTCAAGGTACCAGCTCGGGAAAGGAAAGATAGAGGAACTTGCCGAACTTGTGAGGCAGAAGAGAGCCGGAAAGGTAATTTTCTATAACAGACTTTCCACAATTCAGCTTTTCAATATCTCGGAAATCTGCGGGTGCCAGGTAATGGACAAATTCCAGCTTATCCTGGAGATTTTTGCAAAAAGAGCTACTACACGCCGTTCCAAACTTCAGGTTGAACTTGCCAGGCTGAAATATGAAATTCCAAGAGCGCGAGCTATTGTTTCCCTTGTGAAAAAAGAGGAAAGAGCAGGTTTTATGGGGCTTGGGGACTATGAAGACGCCTACGAGCAGGACCTGAAGAAAAGGATAGCCAGGATCGAAGATGAACTCGAGTCTGCAGGAAAAGATGACGAGTCTCTCCGGGCTTTTCGGCACAGGAAAGGCTTTTCCCTTGTCGCTCTTGCAGGTTACACCAATGCCGGAAAAAGCACACTTTTCAATGCGATTGTTAATGAAAGCGTTGAAGCCAGGAACATGCTTTTTACAACCCTTGTTCCTACAACCAGGGCGCTTGACCTGGGAGGAAGAAAAGCACTTTTGACGGATACCGTGGGATTTATAGAGGAGCTTCCTCACTGGCTTGTCGATGCATTCAAGTCGACCCTTGATGAAATCTTTCTTTCCGACCTCATCTTGCTGGTGGTTGATGCAGGTGAAAAACCCGAAACAATCCTGCAAAAGCTCTCCACGTCCCACGACACTCTCTGGGACCGCATACAGGGAGTTCCGATAATCACAGTGCTTAACAAAATCGACCTGCTTGAAGAAGCCCAGCTTGAAGCTCTTATGGAAGAAATTGGCTATATGGCTCCCAATCCTGTATTTGTTTCCGCAAAAAAGAAGATCGGAATGCAGGAGTTAAAAGATGAAATAATCAAACATCTGCCTGCCTGGTCTTTCTATTCTTTTTCTCTCCCCAATTCGGAAAAAGGGATGTCAGTCCTCTCCTGGCTCTACGATGAAGGCATTGTGCACAGGGTCGAGTACGGAGAAAGGATTTCAGTGGATTATGAAGCCAGAGAAGACATAATTAACAGGATAAAATCTCTGGAACTTAATCCTGATGAGCAGGGTTAA
- a CDS encoding cupin domain-containing protein produces the protein MQLKTEYGKIDPYITKDGSIIRELMHPAIHGNSGQSLAEATVPAGGQTMLHKHAVAEEIYHITEGCGIMTLGGQEFEIRKGDTVCILPGTPHRIMNTGEKELKILCCCAPAYSHEDTELMK, from the coding sequence ATGCAGCTAAAAACCGAATATGGAAAGATAGATCCCTATATTACAAAAGACGGTTCAATAATCCGTGAACTCATGCACCCCGCAATCCACGGAAATTCCGGACAGAGCCTTGCCGAAGCTACCGTGCCTGCCGGAGGACAAACAATGCTCCACAAACATGCAGTGGCTGAGGAAATCTATCACATCACGGAAGGCTGCGGGATAATGACCCTCGGCGGGCAGGAGTTTGAAATCCGTAAAGGAGATACCGTCTGTATTCTACCCGGAACTCCGCACAGGATAATGAACACCGGTGAAAAAGAACTGAAAATTCTCTGCTGCTGTGCGCCGGCGTATTCGCATGAGGATACGGAATTGATGAAATGA
- a CDS encoding DUF2209 domain-containing protein, protein MWDIIAVDISGRHRIKGGYYMVCAAAALTVSADHIEKVKQVKILPVWLKKAPGLLDIVQLIEDTADQLSFEGTIVAEKGDMYNQPLWVPESMFSQAFKYQESMAERRAIELAHHISLSARNLLIKELNIEA, encoded by the coding sequence ATGTGGGATATTATTGCAGTGGACATTTCAGGAAGGCACAGGATAAAAGGCGGCTACTACATGGTCTGTGCAGCAGCAGCTCTCACTGTTTCTGCTGACCACATAGAAAAGGTAAAACAGGTAAAAATTCTTCCAGTCTGGCTTAAAAAAGCTCCAGGTCTCCTTGATATTGTCCAGTTAATTGAGGATACGGCTGACCAGCTTTCCTTTGAGGGCACGATTGTGGCAGAAAAAGGGGATATGTATAACCAGCCCCTCTGGGTGCCTGAAAGCATGTTTTCGCAGGCATTTAAGTACCAGGAGTCCATGGCTGAGAGGAGAGCTATCGAGCTTGCCCACCACATCTCTCTGAGTGCGCGAAATTTACTTATTAAAGAACTCAACATCGAGGCGTAA
- a CDS encoding IS1634-like element ISMma3 family transposase, whose product MSEKNSSRRVESSLKRTRFLGHLGLMAGVFRELEVDKLIDEKLPKERDHNVPHSVCILAMVLNGLGFIGQRLYLFPDFFKNISTERLFGDNVTREDLNQYAIGETLDRIVKYGPTKLFTEIALHIMARLPIPVHCLHADTTSVSVYGDYEDEETESIDITFGIPKNGRWDLKQFVLSLIVNQHGIPLFMNTHSGNASDKNTILEAINSLKSVLRPESKVYYVADSSFYTDNNIKNIGTSFWISRVPATITEAKELLAANLNLKTLKSDERYSFYQTFVEYGGVKQKWVLLLSHKMKEKKEQTLRTKLDKEFEKAEKSFKKLKGEDFFCEDDALKAAEKWIQDFPSIVFENVDLKAIKKRESGKRGRPSKDEKLKTYYRIDGSLKTNEAFVLKEMEKMGLFILASNDISISPEDMLKYYKGQDNVEKGFRFLKSDTFSISKVYLKKKSRIEALTMIMVLCLMIYSIAEWKLRTKLEEENETVPDQKGKSTKRPTMRWIFFNFQGITELRIQKQGEIESEILNMEDIHWKILRLMGEKYENIYL is encoded by the coding sequence ATGTCAGAGAAAAACAGTAGTAGAAGAGTTGAATCTTCCTTAAAACGTACAAGGTTCTTAGGTCACCTTGGTCTCATGGCTGGAGTTTTCAGAGAACTTGAAGTTGACAAACTGATCGATGAGAAACTTCCCAAGGAAAGGGATCACAATGTTCCTCACTCAGTTTGCATCCTTGCCATGGTACTCAATGGTCTTGGTTTCATAGGGCAACGTCTGTACCTTTTTCCTGATTTTTTCAAAAACATTTCTACTGAAAGGCTTTTCGGAGACAATGTAACAAGAGAAGACCTGAATCAATATGCTATCGGAGAGACTCTTGATAGAATCGTAAAATATGGCCCTACAAAACTGTTTACGGAAATTGCTCTTCACATTATGGCTCGTCTACCTATTCCTGTTCACTGTTTACACGCTGACACTACAAGTGTCAGCGTTTATGGGGATTATGAAGACGAAGAAACTGAGTCTATTGATATTACTTTTGGAATTCCCAAAAACGGAAGATGGGACCTCAAACAATTTGTACTGAGCTTGATTGTTAATCAGCATGGCATACCTCTTTTCATGAACACCCATTCAGGAAATGCTTCCGACAAAAACACAATTCTGGAAGCTATCAACTCTCTTAAATCAGTTCTAAGGCCTGAAAGCAAAGTGTACTATGTCGCTGATAGTTCCTTTTACACAGACAATAATATCAAGAACATAGGAACGTCATTCTGGATCAGTCGCGTTCCTGCAACAATTACCGAGGCAAAGGAACTGTTAGCTGCAAATCTGAACCTGAAAACGCTAAAAAGCGACGAAAGATACTCATTTTATCAAACCTTTGTGGAATATGGTGGAGTTAAACAAAAGTGGGTTTTGCTGCTTTCTCACAAGATGAAAGAGAAAAAAGAGCAAACTCTCAGAACAAAGCTTGACAAAGAGTTTGAAAAAGCAGAGAAGTCTTTTAAAAAGCTGAAAGGAGAGGACTTCTTCTGTGAAGATGATGCATTAAAAGCCGCAGAGAAATGGATTCAAGATTTCCCCTCAATTGTGTTTGAAAATGTTGATTTGAAAGCCATTAAAAAACGTGAATCGGGTAAAAGAGGCAGACCTTCAAAAGATGAGAAATTAAAGACTTATTACAGGATTGATGGCAGTTTAAAGACTAATGAAGCTTTTGTTTTGAAAGAAATGGAGAAAATGGGACTTTTCATTCTTGCAAGTAATGATATCAGTATTTCTCCTGAAGATATGCTGAAGTATTACAAAGGACAGGACAATGTAGAAAAAGGATTCAGGTTCTTGAAAAGTGATACGTTTAGCATATCGAAAGTTTACCTCAAGAAAAAATCCCGAATTGAAGCACTGACTATGATAATGGTTCTCTGCTTAATGATTTATTCAATTGCAGAATGGAAATTAAGAACAAAGTTAGAAGAAGAAAATGAAACGGTTCCAGATCAAAAAGGGAAGTCAACAAAAAGACCTACAATGAGATGGATATTTTTCAATTTCCAGGGAATTACAGAACTTAGGATTCAGAAACAAGGAGAAATAGAGTCCGAAATATTGAATATGGAGGATATTCACTGGAAGATACTGAGGCTCATGGGAGAAAAATATGAAAATATCTATCTCTAA